The following nucleotide sequence is from Pseudoliparis swirei isolate HS2019 ecotype Mariana Trench chromosome 7, NWPU_hadal_v1, whole genome shotgun sequence.
CCGTATACTTAAAGTCGCCACGAGCTCGGCATGTATGTACCAATTGTCATTACCACGACGAAAGGAGACACAAAGTAGATTTACTCATCAGACATTAtgaaatgatttatttattacttaatTATAATGCATCTCACAGATGGATCAAATCAAGTGAAAAATACCCAAACAGTAAACGCTCATGAAACTGAACCTTTGGTTCTCTACTGCTTGTCGTGTTCCTTACATTTTTGCAAAATACTTAATTTTAGAATGTGGATTCCTGAGCGCCGTATGACGAAGTAATCAGCATTCAATGTTCACTTATATAGATAATAATAGACTAAGAGAGGTTTAACACATCTCTTGACAATAATGTCATTTTTGTCCAAATTCACCCACTTAAGGTTGCTTATATTAACATTAGCAGTCGCGGGCTGAACGGCAGCCTGGATCGCTAATGCTAACAAAGTAGTTCAACATAACAGGTTTTATGTTCTCAGCTTTCTTTTGTATTTGGAATATATTCTAATCCCATTTGTTCATTCAAACAATACTTTATTAAAAGGGAATTACTCAGGTTCTTTCATAGtcattttctgatttaatgTATTGAAGATCGGCACCAACATCAGCTAAATATCAGAAACCATTATGAAATAAATTGTacctaaaaataaaattttaaaaagccaaCGTTTATAGTCTTGTGTCGTAGGTTCTCATTTGGTCTAACACAGGTTTAATCTACAACGGTTATTATTATCAACATACACTGATACTCCATTATTCTGTTTTAGTTATAAAAATAACTTTACACATGACAAACAAGACTGCAACTCTGACTGCATTTACTAAATTGTattcaggaaaaaaaatacaCCTGACCGAATAGCAGATTTTTCACATTTTCAGCACCACTCCCGACGCGTCAGGGTGTCCTCCAACACAgacaataaaagcaaaacaacatgtgtctcttcaaaTCCACCGAGCTGAAGCAGCGTATTAAACTCAGAGCGTACCACAGTTTCATCTGGTTTGGTCCATGAAGGCAGCAATCAAAGCAGGATCGTCTTGTATCCAGTCAATTTAGGGGAAATATGACTTACTGACCATCTCACAGAGAAGCAGCTCTGATGCGCTTCCAGGTGGCTTTGCTGGACAGAAGGTGCATCTTCCATACATGTCATCCTCAGCGCCTCCTTATCTCACTGGGCTCTTCTGTCACTTTACTGTATGGCAGTCTAGTAAAGCAGAAGTGTCAATAGAAATGTGGTGAAATAGTGCTGAAGAAGTGACGTGACGTCCTCGTCCAGTGGTACGCTCACTGAGTAGCTCACAGGTTCACAGGTCAGGTGGTCCGGTCCCACCAGGCTCCTCTGGGCTGTTAGAAGCGTGCCACAACTTTTATGTCCATGCCACCAAGTCCACCTGACTCCGCCCCAGACACCTGAGCCTGGTTCGGTCCGTGGCCCACCTGGATGTGATGGAGGCCGCTGTTGAAGCTGGCACACAGCAGACTGTTGGAGTCAGTGGGAGCCAGACACACCAGCGGACCGGCACCGTCCAGATACAACGTCCCTAAACAGACTGAACAGAGGACGGTGGAGGGAGGGTTGGAGAAGAGTGAGTGTCAAAAGCCTCACGCACTCAAACAATgatggtaagtgtgtgtgtgtgtgttgtgtgtgtggtgtgctgTGTGTACATCTGTACATCAATGTTTCCATCCATTAGTGGGTGTTACCGGCTGTGTTCTGATCCCAGATTTTGACGGAGCCGTCATGGGAGGACGTTGCTACCTGAActggaccaccaggaggcgtcgGCAGAAACATACAGCAGGCGGCGGTCTGGAGATGACCTCGATACTCCACAACTTTACAGCCGGGCTGACGCAGGTCCCAGAGCTAAGAACACAGACACAACTCCACTGAGAACAAATGGCACGGTCAGAAGGTTCAAAACTAGCAACGTCGGAAAGTTGATGGATCTGAGAGTGTGCCGTCACAAGCATCATCTTCGAATTGCATTGGGCTGGAGAATTTCTTGAAATtaagttttttatttgttattccattaagtatgaataaatcataacaaatattatattgtattactattagaatattaataatttaacatatttatctaaatatacatttaaagatACACACAAAAGTTACAATCctcaaaacaaatttaaaaaatgacatccACCCACCTTAGAATTGACAGGCTCAAAGCCTTCCCAGCTATTCTCAAAGTGGCCTCAGAGCGCCACCTGGTGGGACGTGGTACTACCCACTGATCAGATTAGatcagaataaaaaaaggttttggtaACATATAAAATCAGTGATTTCTAAACCAGCTAAAGCTGACATCTTAAGTCTCAATGTAGATGAATAAAGAACGTCAAATTATGAATTAAAACTCATCACTGCGCGTCCTCCGGTCGAGACGGCCATGTTTTGCCGCAGTGAGCTCGATACCTCTGGACAGTGACACAAAGTGGAACCCTAACCCTGCGCCGGTAAAAGCTCTCAAGCCTGTGGTGAGGAAATATGACCcgtaatacattacatttagcttcaTAATAGCAGGCAGTGATGGGTGAGGGTAAGAGGTTTGATGTATTATCATATCAAGCTGAAAGTGGCATAACACATAAttacgtttttcttttttggtcgTTATCATGTTATGTTGTTCCCCATTTATTTGGGAAGGGGGTCCCAATCAGAAGTGGGCTGGAGGGCACACGGTTGAGAAGCCTTGCTCTCAAGCATTTGGTGTGTTTTACTGGACTACAGCACCGCTGGTAATAACTCGAATAGGATTAACTTCATATTTGACTCTTTGCTACTTTTCGAAGACACAGAGTAGACGGGAAACGGTTTTAGCTGGGGGCTCGTGCTGCGAGCTGGGGGAGTCAAACGACTGTTTTCTTTGAGAGGAACCAAGAGAAAACTGGCATTAACCGAGTAGCCCCTGCGTTACGAGCTACAACAATAAACATATCGTTTATCCCAGATGATGTTTGTCTTGCATCGACTGAAACAACCTCAGACAATACGTAACCAGCGGACAGCCTCAACCAATCCGCCATATTTACATCTCCCTCCAGTGGTCTCACCGTGGCTTCACAGCCCTGGCCTCCGAAGCCGTTGCTGCTGGACATCAAGTAGTTTCCGTTTGGAGAAACATCGCAGTGGGTCTGGATGTATTGCTTGGCTGGGAAAGTATTGGTTACCTGCCATGTACGGCTGTCCCACaccctgcgcacacacacacacacatgactataGAAATACACTAGTGCAagctttaaaaaagtaaaatcaaCGACACCGTTTACTCCGAGCAAATGGAAGAGTAAGATTATTACAACTATAACCACAAgaagaataaaatgaaatattgaCGTGTTAACAGAACACTGAGGGTAGACCGTTCATCATCCATTTTTTCTGTAATACGAGGCTACTGCCCAGTGCCTCTCCGAATGTTTTGTATTCCAAGTGTTTTGGATCAATACAGGTGTGAAAAATCTGTGAGATTATGCCACTTATAAAAAGTCATGCAAACCGGGAGAAATACTGCTTGAATTGAACACGTGTCTATTATCTCGTCATTTGATGGTGAAGTTTGACAGTTTAAAATACTCAGCGTCTCGTGACATGTTCAGCTTGGTTCATTCCTCAGAGTTTTAGAGTAGGCTAAGTGTAGAGATGTGTCATCACTACATTCTCCCAGACTAACAGATGATAATGTGCAGCGGCCATCACGCACAACTACTATGTTGAGCTGCTGGTGTATTAGATAAAATCACATATGTCCTAAGAAGTACTTCTGATTCCGTTTAACTGAATTTGTTCATTCCCCTTTTTCCGTCTCTGGTAAAGAGACGGCCCTGGCATTTTATGAAAGCGTACAGCTACAGTCCCAAGACCTGATTACACCTCTGGGTTTGCAATTGGCTGCCGAAGGTGAAACTAAATGACGGCTAACCTGGTTGGGGAACCAGAAGTCAATCACTCATCAGTGAATAAAGCGCTGTACACAGTTGCATACGTTAATGTTTTTgtgtgacctcctgatttgtaTTCATCTAAATAAAGATGACCCCTTAATAAGTGTGCGACAGTTAGCGCTCAGTCCCAGTGTTGCTTTTATGTATGACAAATTGTAGTCTTGACCCTGCATTGTTCCAGAAATAAGAAGCATTCAACGACTGCTTGGAACCGTCGTGTAGCTCTGGTATTACACCCATAACACCCTTTTTGCTGCTGAAGTATCAACAGATCAGCATATTTCACTTTACCAACTGCAAGCAAAGTGGATttctaatgatttttttttgttgctctgcTGCAAATTTACAGTAGTAGATACTGTATAGTTGCAGTTGCAAATCCTTCTGTACCTTATGGTCTTATCCTCAGAGGTCTGGACTATGGAGGAGCTGCCTGGAACCCAACAAACATGAGTCACCTGGACAGAGAAGAAAGGACAGTGGAAAAGTTTAATCCCCGGAGGGCATGAACTCAGACGCAACCCTCCGATTGAAAGGCTTATTGATTTGATTCTTACATAGAGAGGTACACAGCTAAGGAAATCCAGTGTATTGGAAACAATTATTGGTCCATGGCTGAGTGTATATCCTGTTATTCTCACCAGGTTTCTACAAACGTTTTGTCTCTGTTCACATTTTGCAGATTCTATATCCCACAGGCACATCCAGTTGTCACGGGAACCGGTGCACAGCTTCCTCCCCTCTACAAATCACAACACAAACAGTTCCATGGGATCAGTGCAGACCAGTAATCTTAAATAAAGGACAACGTGCATGAAACAAAACCGCCATTGACAGGCAAACCTGGATTGTAATAAAGAAGGATGAacttttgttgttcttgttgttaaACTGAGATCATAAACTTAGAAGTGACGTGTGGCAGGCTGATATTGGACTTGCTGCTTGTAGCAGCCTCTTGACTGACCAAGAAGATCAGTTCAAGATATTCCTCTCTTCAATACTATGCAGCTTGGCTCTTTCACATCTCAAATTCAATCTATACCCTGGAGGCCTGATGGTGGACTTTCTTGCAAACAATGCTAAACTATAATTGGAATTATTCTCAGTTGTGTTTTTGTCTCACTccatgttaaccctcctgttgctttagggtcaatttgaccccattcaatgtttaaccctcctgttacctttatatttactgacatattttacccttggggtcaatttgaccccagcaattaaaacctccagaaaattattagaattaatattgttttccaagtttaagtgtgaggtactttatgtttgtttgttgactacctaaatagccctttaaatatataaaaaagttgatatttctttatgtttgacacagtgaaaaacagcctggggtcaaattgacccgaaagaacaccgacattaaacattgaatggggtcaaattgaccctaaggtaacaggagggttaaaagctgCAATGACTTGCCGAGATATCTGTTCCAAACCAACCATTTGGGTATTGGATATTATATAACAGGAGTATGACAGTGGATATGTTATTCATGGTAGGTTATGTTTTGGATAGAACATAGTACATACAGTATGGACATTAAACAATgaaaaggctttttaaaacttttaaataaggtgcatctgagtgtgtgtgtgcgcgtgtgtgtgtgtaccagggcTGATGGCGAGTCCATTGACCACCAATTCATGCCCACAAAATTCCTGGATGGGCTCGTCCCCCTGGTTTAGGTCCCACATCAGAACAGTCTTGTCCCGTGAGGCACTAAAGATCCACGTACTGCCTGCATAGCACAGCACCTGGCAGATAGACGAGGCATAATCAGGAGGATACATTGTGTGAAATGCGTAACAGCTCTGAGCATCACACCTTTATCAGTGTGTGCGCACACAGTGTCTGGATGTTACCTTGGTAACCTCTCGGTTGTGACCATGGAAGGACTGACACACCCGGCCTTGTTTCCAGTCATATACCACCACAGCCTAtgggtgcagacacacacatgcatatacactggcacacacatttgcacacaGTAATCACCACATGTTCCACGCATATTAATTTGTAAATGGATACATTTATCCAgagatttttttagttgctcATTCACCTATTTAGGGATCTACCATGCAAGCCGCTGGGGTTCAGCGTCTCGCCCCAAAGACACTTTTAGATGTGGACAGGAAGATGTAGGGATCTAAACACCAACCTGTGATCCATTACACTTTGTATACCATCTAATTAAAAGAGTGAAGTATATTTTTCTTGCATTAGGCATTCTAATGATTGTTAAGACCAATAAACTGGTTAATTTATCAACTGAACCTGTCTAAAACCCACAAGAAAATCATgagcaaataataataaaatgtcattaaaatgcTATTATTTTTTGGAGTAATCTAACCGACAAGTGCATAGAATCATTTACCTGGTCACTCCcaccagaaacacacaaatcTGGGGTAAGATTGGTGACGGTGTTGATGGAGCCTTGATGGGCCGGTTCATGCTGCATCACCTGGCTGTCAAAGGTAGCATCTGCCTTCTCCCCCTGAGACGCCCTGCACAGAAAACagcaatagaagaaaaaaaatcccaaattgaacataTTCAGCCAATGTTTTCCATAGCAGATTTTAGCCTGCTGTATATCTATCTCTGTATTATTCTCATATTATGTTCCTTTTCAGACTGCACTTCAAACTCTCTGCTCAAGATGACTTATTCAAATTAAACTATCCTCAAAAAATGAATGTCACCATATGTGTTGATGACACCTCCCGTGTGAAAGTAGATATACTAACACTACGaatgatatgtaatgtaatgtacatgTTTCGACGAGCCGTCTCACTGCTGTCCACAATTTATTTACTTTGAGTTACTTTTGAAAGAAAATTGCATTTGTGAGTAGCTCCTTGACTTTGTTTTTGAACGGACTACATTCTGACATCCTGGTTCTAATTAGTATGTCGTACCTTGTTTCAGTAGCGtgcatgtctcacctgtagaggtcAGACCTCTTGCGAAACTTGCTTTGTAGTTTGCCCATTTCTGCTAGGAACCTGCAgccacactgatacacacagagagaaaagcaacaaagaaaaacaacaatcatTGCTGCATCCATACATATCTAACCTTGCCTTTAGCGAGCGGTAGTGATGATAAAGGGGCAACAGATCAAATCACTTTGCAAGCCTAGAACTATTATAAGATGGATAAGAGTCGAGTTCAAAAGCATGGACATTGTATTTCATAATAGCAAAACGACAAACAAAGAAAGCAACGGCACACTTAATGTTTCAAATTGTGCAATTGCGATTACATTCAATGAGGtcattggctgaattccttaaAATGTCAGATTAAAAGCGAAATGCTTTGGTTTGGGAACCTAAAGGGATTTGCTTGCAGCACATGTCTTACTGTACACTTTGCACTGCCAGACAATTGTGATTGTAAACTATTCAAGGCTCACCTACATACATCCCAACCTAAGTAGACAGCCTCTTACAGCAAATATCTTTCGTAAGGATTAGACAGACTGGTCTACAAAGTGAGATTAAACCACGGGTTCCCACACACGCCTCTTTCTCCCACACAAGCACAGCTAAACTCCTCCCTCGTTATCCCGACGTACTCCTGCAAACAAtccacaggaaggagagggctCAAATCCTATTAGAGCCGCATCATTACTGTCACATGGCATTAATCGCTCGAAAACACCTGATGTGACCTGTGCTGGCAACCATTACGTAACGACACCGAGGATTTAAAGCGAAACTTAAAAAAACAGTCATGGGTATAAGTACGCCGAACTGGGATGAATGAATCCAGATATCTTACCTGTCCCCGGCAGGTGTGGTCGCTGCGTGATGCTCAGGCTGTGGCTAGCTCGCTAGCATGCTCACTCATCTTTATCTGTCATGCCAAGATAACGCGCTAGTAGCGCCGAAATGTGGTTATACACACGTTCAAACTTGGTAGAGTCGCAGTCGCAACGACCAAAAAGCATTTCCGCCAGACAGCCATGGCAGCGAGTTGTTGTAACTGCGTGGGAATCAGCACACAAGTGTCTTTAAACTACAGCAGACCCATATCCCTCTCTCCGTAGCGACCGCGGAGCGACGCTTTCTCGTATCTAGGCGAGGgcgaggtcatgtgacacgagGACGGAAGTTATCGAAAGCGctgctttacaaaataaaagtcggATTTACCGTTCACGGTGTTTTTTGCAGTTTCGGACGTGTGCTGTCCCCCGTCTAGAATTCACTTGAATTCAATACATGTGCACATCTTTTTTAGTCATGCGGTGAATTTTAATTGTAATCACGCCATTTATTTCCCCTCTCCCCCTATGAATGCTAATCTCCACCCAAGGTTGGATAAttcctgctggggggggggggcatcaggcAATAATGAGCTGTTTAGCTTTCCTCTTATTGACCCCCTCTCACGGTGCATTATCTATGGTAGGCCTATTGGTGatttaacacaaacacattcacaaatatatactatatgtgaGCCCAATAACGGCTGCTATAAAATAATGTGCAAAGAAAGCAACATCACACTGAATGTATATGTGCTATTAAAGACAGAGGGGTCATTGGCCTCGACCAGGTAATGTATAGGATCCTTTTTAGGGTTCTTGAGGTATTGTATACCTCATGTTTGAGAGCTCTGGGGCAGTCGCCTCATTGATGAAACTGATGAGAGCTACAAGCCAAAACTTGCTGGTCTGACAACAAAATGATCAGATGGACCTGTACCTTGTAGTCAAATACAGGTCCAGTGTTCCTGGATTCTATTCTATTGTGAatgctcttattctgaaattaTCCAATTTCTTTATATTATCTCTCAGTGAGCTACAAATACATCTATGTAAACATTGTTTGGAGTAAAACTAAATATCCAAAGCTCAAACAGTTGGTCCTCAAACTGTATAATGTCATAACACGTTTCTTTGGTTGAAATGAAAGCCCAAATTATGATTTGTCAGTACATGTAACACATTTGACTGGGTACATGTAAAGCTAGATCAACAACATGTCCTACATCACTGACCGGTGGCTGGGTGTCGCTCTACAGAGCTGGTTTGTTGACCTTCATGACAGGCACAGGTTGTCCATGGACAGCAACAATTATTTTGCAGTTGTTCTTTTTTCTGTCCTGTTTTCATGAGCTTCATTGTAGCTCTGATTTGTGTTAGATAACCTCATGAAAGAGAAGACAGGCTTTGTCTTCATGAGCTGGATTTAAACAAATGCATTACAAGCAATTAGGCACTGGGTCACTGGGATGTCACATTGGAAGATCTAAAAAAGGGCACTTAGTTAGGTTACAATCGGCACAGTCCAATACTTATGTGAGATGACCATAATTCTAACTTTGTTTGCAGCAAATGGTTTATGTTAGTATTTGTTCTTAATTCACTGTTGCTATGTCAGTAAATGCATACAGTGTTCTTGAACTTCACTTACATCCCTATCACTGACTTGATGGTATAAGATCCATTTGCCTCACTCACATAGACGTACAGTATGTAGCAGAGATTTAGATTTATGTCACACATTGCTGAAAGCACTGAGAGCATGCTGTCGTAGTGTAGATCTTTTATAAAGCAGTTCAAAAGTCTTGACCTTTGCTCTGCAAATATCCATCTGCTAATTTGATTAAGGTTTATTTATCCATTTGAATGTTTTAGATCATGTACATCTAATGTAGCTATTTCCAAAAATAAGAAGCTTAGCCCAGAAATTATTTGAAATTGAGTGAGTATTCCAGTTGGAAACCAGCATGTCACCTAACATGAAACAAACGAGGCAAAACATACAACAAATAATCTGGGTGGAAATAAATGTAtcataattaaattaatatttacaacTTTTAACAAGAGTGTGTATCTTTACATGAAATgtaattgtttccataaaaagATGTATAAACATAATCCCAGACAACCTTTTTAGGTACACCCACACAATAAGAAATTATCTTGTTGTAagggtctgttctgtgtctactctttcttctctgtctcctcggtgtctactgtgtcttctctgtttccttgatcgtttcatccccttcacctgccctcagcctctcctgtctccttgatcgtttcattccctgcacctgtcctcagccactctcgtatCGTTACCGTCttatgccgtacacctgttttccctcctatatattgtgccactctttcccttgtctgttgctggattgttgtcttttttccgtcgtcctgtgtTTTGTGCG
It contains:
- the wdr31 gene encoding WD repeat-containing protein 31 isoform X1 encodes the protein MMCGCRFLAEMGKLQSKFRKRSDLYRASQGEKADATFDSQVMQHEPAHQGSINTVTNLTPDLCVSGGSDQAVVVYDWKQGRVCQSFHGHNREVTKVLCYAGSTWIFSASRDKTVLMWDLNQGDEPIQEFCGHELVVNGLAISPEGRKLCTGSRDNWMCLWDIESAKCEQRQNVCRNLVTHVCWVPGSSSIVQTSEDKTIRVWDSRTWQVTNTFPAKQYIQTHCDVSPNGNYLMSSSNGFGGQGCEATLWDLRQPGCKVVEYRGHLQTAACCMFLPTPPGGPVQVATSSHDGSVKIWDQNTAVCLGTLYLDGAGPLVCLAPTDSNSLLCASFNSGLHHIQVGHGPNQAQVSGAESGGLGGMDIKVVARF
- the wdr31 gene encoding WD repeat-containing protein 31 isoform X3, with the translated sequence MHATETRASQGEKADATFDSQVMQHEPAHQGSINTVTNLTPDLCVSGGSDQAVVVYDWKQGRVCQSFHGHNREVTKVLCYAGSTWIFSASRDKTVLMWDLNQGDEPIQEFCGHELVVNGLAISPEGRKLCTGSRDNWMCLWDIESAKCEQRQNVCRNLVTHVCWVPGSSSIVQTSEDKTIRVWDSRTWQVTNTFPAKQYIQTHCDVSPNGNYLMSSSNGFGGQGCEATLWDLRQPGCKVVEYRGHLQTAACCMFLPTPPGGPVQVATSSHDGSVKIWDQNTAVCLGTLYLDGAGPLVCLAPTDSNSLLCASFNSGLHHIQVGHGPNQAQVSGAESGGLGGMDIKVVARF
- the wdr31 gene encoding WD repeat-containing protein 31 isoform X2; protein product: MGKLQSKFRKRSDLYRASQGEKADATFDSQVMQHEPAHQGSINTVTNLTPDLCVSGGSDQAVVVYDWKQGRVCQSFHGHNREVTKVLCYAGSTWIFSASRDKTVLMWDLNQGDEPIQEFCGHELVVNGLAISPEGRKLCTGSRDNWMCLWDIESAKCEQRQNVCRNLVTHVCWVPGSSSIVQTSEDKTIRVWDSRTWQVTNTFPAKQYIQTHCDVSPNGNYLMSSSNGFGGQGCEATLWDLRQPGCKVVEYRGHLQTAACCMFLPTPPGGPVQVATSSHDGSVKIWDQNTAVCLGTLYLDGAGPLVCLAPTDSNSLLCASFNSGLHHIQVGHGPNQAQVSGAESGGLGGMDIKVVARF